DNA sequence from the Cohnella herbarum genome:
CGGCATTCCCGCCGGAATTATGGTTTCGTTAATCGGGGTTCCGTATTTCGCGTATTTGCTACTGAGAAAATAGCCGGTTCGGAAGCCCCGCGGCATCTATTTCAATTCCGAGAGAAACTCGAGCAGCATCCGACGCAATCCAACCGGGTCGCCGAGCATCGGCAGATGTCCGGCGTTCAAGTTCGCGACTCGATTCGGGGCCAAGCGAAGGATCATCTTATCCTGAAGCGCCGGACTGAACGCTTTGTCCTTGTCCAGCTTCACGTACAGCTTCGGTACGTTCGGCAAAGAAGACTCTACCGGATCCGTGTATACGCGAACCGATTCCGGTACGAATCGCCGCACGATCCGCGCGGAATCTTCCTCCGTAAGATCGTTGCACAATCCCGCGCGGATCGACTTCTCCGGCGGCTTCGTGCCCATTTTCTTCAGAATTAGGGACATCATCCACCTCTTGGGGAGCGGCAACGTCGAGAGAAAAGATCCCCCTGCCTTAGGAATGGCCGCCCCGACGGCGATGAACCCCGCCAATCGATCGGAGAATTCGGAAGCCGCTTGCATAGCGACAACGCCTCCTAACGAGTGGGCCACGATAACGAATCTCTCGACCTCCCACTCGTTTACCTGCTTTCTCACGTGCGTGGAATAATCCTCCAGCGTTAACTCCCGCCTTGTTTCGTACGGCTCCGACCTCATCGGAAAATCCGCCAGCAAATAGGGACATTCGAGCTCCTTCGCCGTCCTCTCCCACACTTGGCGCTCTAATCCCGCTCCGTATATAAATAAAAATCCGATTTCTTTCGATGCCCGCTTCATTATTGTCATGATCATCAGCCTCCGATTTTGCGTTTCTCCTGCAAAATAAGAGTAACATTCAAATAGGACAAATTTTGTCTTATTATCGTGATACACTAGAAAAAAAGCCAAAGGAGCGCGCAACGAATGCAGAAGTCCCAAAGGCTCATTCAGATGATGATGCTTATTAACGCCAAGAAGGCATTCACCGTTCAAGAGCTCGCGGATGAATTCGGTTTGTCGACCCGCACGGTGACCCGCGACTTGCAGGAGCTAAGCGAGCTCGGCGTGCCCGTCTATTCCGTTCAGGGCAGGGGAGGCGGCTATCGTCTGCTTCAGGAACGATTGCTCCCTCCGATCGCGTTTACGGAAAGCGAAGCCGTCGCCTTGTTCATCGCCGGCCAGTCGCTACAGTACCTAGGATCGGTCCCCTTCGAAGAAGGTACCGTCTCCGCGCTTCATAAGTTCTATCATTATTTGCCGGCCGATACGAAGAAGCAGATCGATCGGTTAAAAGACAGAGTAGCCGTCTGGAGCCCGCACCGGAAGATGTCGCCGGATTGTCTTAAAGTGCTGATGCAAGCCGTTATGACTCGCAGCGCGGTTACGATCGAATACGATTCCCGCCGCGGAACGGAACCGAGGGACATCCAGCCGGTCGGCCTCTATTCCAGCAACGGGTATTGGTATTGCCCCGCTTATTGTTTGCAACGGGAGGAATACCGCCTCTTCCGCGCGGATCGAATCCGCTCCGCCGGCTTGAACCCGTCCATTCCTTTCCGGGACGAAGTCGACCGGAGAACGTTGCGGAACCCGCCGGACAACACCGGGGCCGAGACCCTCTCCTTCACGATCGAATTAACGCCGAACGGCGTACGATCGCTTCGATCCGATCAATGGTTCGGAAAGTCGATTAATCGGCGCGAAGACGGTAGCGGGACGGCCACGATTCGCATTGCGGCCGAGAATCTCGCCTTCTACGCGGATCTCGCATGGGGATTAGGAGCCGATGCCCGAATTACCGAGCCGACGGAGGCTATCGAGTATACTAAGCGCAAGATCGATGCCATGAAGTCGCTTTACGTTTGAGCCGTCCGATTTATTTTAGCGTAATCCGATGCTCGGTACCGCTCTTTGCCTCGTAAATCAGCTTGCGGTTCCGGTTGAACAAGCAACGAAATACGTGGATGGCCACCGCAAGGTCCAACACGAACAAAATCAATGTAAACAGCATCATGAAAAGCCCGGGATAAGAATTCGTGCCGGCCAGCACGTAAGCGACATGGACTCCTCCGGCTACAAGATAGAGAAGCCCGTAACGAATCACGAGCTCGCTTAGACGGATTCGCTCCCCCGTCCCCTTAAGACGAATCCGCACCAGCCATTTTCCGAAGGTAAAACCGTTCGTCAGATAAGGAATCAGTATGAAGTACACCGCAATACTCCAGAGATATGGATACGGACAACGCAGGATGGACAGCACGACGATAACAGGCAATAAAATCACCCAATCGAATAAGAAAGCTAGCGCCCTTCGGGTATAAGAGACGCGTTTCTTCGATAGATCCACGCTCTCGTCCAGGTTGTCGATTCTAGGCAGCAAGGAAGAAAGCCACTCCGCCAAGATATAGCCAAGCATCCCTCCCGCCGTGTTCGTCATCAAGTCGTCTACGTCGAAGAGCCTGTACGGATAATCGAAAATGCCATAGATCGCGGTGACTTGGGTGATCTCGAAGAACAGCGAAAGCCCGAGGGAGTAGATCAAGCATTTGAACCAGCGGGCACGGAAGTAATAGCGCAAGAACATGCCGAACGGAACCATGAGGATTACGTTAAAGACGACTTGAAGAAATGCTTGCTCGCTTAACAGGCGGGAGTAGGTGGAAGGGTGCTCTAAGCTGACCCCCGACTCCTTGGCGATGTCCAGCACGAAATGGAACGGAATCCACTGCGTGTAGACTCCCGTCGCGGGAGGCGCGTTGTGAATCGTATCGGGCAAAGGCAGAATGATCAAAAACAAGGCATTCATTAAATACAGAAGAAACAGATAGAGGAACAACCCGCGAATTTTGTTCACGTACCCGTAACGGCGGTATTGCACGATTAAGAACGGCAGCGTGAATAGCGCTGCGGTAATCGGAAACGTATAGAAGGCATAAGAAATCGGAAACAAGTAGAACTCAAGCATAGGTATGGGCACCTGCCATTGGTCAAGTGGGATTTTCTTCTTTATTAACCAATCCCTTAAGGTTAGAATTTAGCTTATTCCATACGATTTCGATTGTAAAGGCACTCGAAGGGAGCGGCTAGCATTCTTAAAGATAAAGGTTATGCATGGAGAATACTCGGCTACTTGTGGATTTTGGGATTCGTCGCGGCCATCGGCCGTTTCGTCATATCGTTCTACCAGCAAGAAATAACGGAAGCGTTAACGGTCAATCGCACGTTCATTAGCATGACTTGGTCTTTCAATATTGCCATAGCGGCGATTTGTTCTCCGATAGGCGGTTGGTTGACGGACAAGTACGGGCCTAAGAAAGTAATGGTCATGAATGCCGTCTTCGGCGTGTTGTCCATGCTTACGGTCATTACGGTCGATAATGCGTTCGGGTTCTTCATCGGCCTCGGCTTG
Encoded proteins:
- a CDS encoding alpha/beta fold hydrolase gives rise to the protein MTIMKRASKEIGFLFIYGAGLERQVWERTAKELECPYLLADFPMRSEPYETRRELTLEDYSTHVRKQVNEWEVERFVIVAHSLGGVVAMQAASEFSDRLAGFIAVGAAIPKAGGSFLSTLPLPKRWMMSLILKKMGTKPPEKSIRAGLCNDLTEEDSARIVRRFVPESVRVYTDPVESSLPNVPKLYVKLDKDKAFSPALQDKMILRLAPNRVANLNAGHLPMLGDPVGLRRMLLEFLSELK
- a CDS encoding helix-turn-helix transcriptional regulator, whose amino-acid sequence is MQKSQRLIQMMMLINAKKAFTVQELADEFGLSTRTVTRDLQELSELGVPVYSVQGRGGGYRLLQERLLPPIAFTESEAVALFIAGQSLQYLGSVPFEEGTVSALHKFYHYLPADTKKQIDRLKDRVAVWSPHRKMSPDCLKVLMQAVMTRSAVTIEYDSRRGTEPRDIQPVGLYSSNGYWYCPAYCLQREEYRLFRADRIRSAGLNPSIPFRDEVDRRTLRNPPDNTGAETLSFTIELTPNGVRSLRSDQWFGKSINRREDGSGTATIRIAAENLAFYADLAWGLGADARITEPTEAIEYTKRKIDAMKSLYV
- a CDS encoding VanZ family protein — protein: MLEFYLFPISYAFYTFPITAALFTLPFLIVQYRRYGYVNKIRGLFLYLFLLYLMNALFLIILPLPDTIHNAPPATGVYTQWIPFHFVLDIAKESGVSLEHPSTYSRLLSEQAFLQVVFNVILMVPFGMFLRYYFRARWFKCLIYSLGLSLFFEITQVTAIYGIFDYPYRLFDVDDLMTNTAGGMLGYILAEWLSSLLPRIDNLDESVDLSKKRVSYTRRALAFLFDWVILLPVIVVLSILRCPYPYLWSIAVYFILIPYLTNGFTFGKWLVRIRLKGTGERIRLSELVIRYGLLYLVAGGVHVAYVLAGTNSYPGLFMMLFTLILFVLDLAVAIHVFRCLFNRNRKLIYEAKSGTEHRITLK